In the genome of Pusillimonas sp. T7-7, the window GCTACGCCAGTACCTCACGCTGAATTGCTTGAACTGGTCAAGCCTGTCTTGGCCAAGGAAGGGGTTGAGCTCGACATCAAGGTGTTTACCGATTACGTACAGCCCAACCAGCAGGTGGCCGACGGCAATATCGATGTGAACTTCTTCCAGCACCAGCCTTATTTGGATTCGTTCAATAAAGAGCATGAAACCAAGTTGGTAACCGTGGGCCTGGTCCACGTAGAGCCTTTTGGCGCCTACTCCGACAAAATCAAAGACATTAAAGACCTCAAGGAAGGCGCACAGGTAGCTTTGCCCAACGACCCGTCGAATGGCGCCCGCGCGCTGTTGTTGCTGCAAAAGCAGGGTTTGATCAAATTGGAAGACCCCTCGAATATTCTGGCAACCTCTCGCGACATCGTCGAGAACCCCAAGAAGCTGAAGTTCCGTGAACTCGAAGCGGCTACTCTGCCACGTGTATTGCCAGACGTTGATCTGGCATTGATCAATACCAATTATGCGCTGGAAGCCGGCCTGAATCCTGTCAAGGACGCCTTGTTCATTGAAGGCGCCGACTCGCCTTACGCCAATATCGTTGTGACGACGGAAGCCAAGAAAGAGGATCCGGCTGTGAAGAAACTGGTTCAGGCGCTGAACAGCGATGAAACGCGTAAATTCATCGAAGAAAAATACAAAGGCGCCATTGTTCCCGCCTTCTAAACAAGAATCAGGTGCGTCCTGAAATATCCCGAAAGCGGCTTATGGCCGCTTTTTTTCGGTTACCATGTAGCGAATGCCTGCCTGTCACAAGCAGCACGCAACGTGTGCCCTTCACCGGGTATCAGTCGCCTATTACAAAGGAGTCACTACATGATCAAGAATAAAATTACCGCGGCCCTGGCTGGGCTGGCCATTGCCCTGGCTTTACCCGTCGGAAATGCGGTTGCCCAAGATAAAGAACTGCTGGTTGCAACGGATACGGCATTCGTTCCTTTCGAGTTCAAGCAAGACGGCAAATATACAGGCTTCGATATTGAACTCTGGGATGCTATTGCCAAAGAGGCAGGCTTCAAGTACAGCTTGCGTCCCATGGACTTCAACGGCATCATTCCTGGCCTGCAAACCCGCAATATCGATGTGGCGCTGGCCGGCATCACGATACGCGACGATCGCAAGAAGGTCATTGATTTTTCCGACCCCTACTACGAAAGCGGTCTGGCCATCCTGGTCAATAACGACAACAACAATATCACTACTGCCAAAGACCTGGACGGCAAAATGGTGGCGGTCAAGATCGGTACGGCAACCGTCGACTACCTGAAAGAAAATGTTCCTGGCGCCAAGCTGAAATTGTTTCCCAATATCGATAACGCATTTCTTGAGCTGGCCACCGGCCGGGTCGACGCGGTCGTGCACGACACCCCCAATCTGCAGTATTTTGCCAAGACGGGTGGCAAGGACCGTGTGAAAGTTGTGGGCTCGCTGAAAAGCGGTGATTACTATGGCATTGCCTTCCCCAAGGGAAGCGAATTGGTTCCCGCCGTCAACAAGGCGCTTAAAACCTTGCAAGACAATGGGCAATACGATGCCATCTATGAAAAGTGGTTCGGCCAAAAGGTTCAGTAAGCTGACTTGGCTCTGTACGGCGATCTGGTGCTGGGCACCGGGTCGCCGTTTTTCGTTTTGAGCGGCGTCAGCTTCGGCTTGGGCCGCCTTATTTTTGAAGGCGATCAACGTGACTTTTGAATGGTCAGTCATTTGGGATGCAATGCCCAGCCTGCTTGAAGGCACCAAAATGACGGTAAAAATAACATTGCTGGGCTTGATCGGCGGTACGATTCTGGGCTTTCTTGCGGGCGTCATCACCACCTATGTCAAGGTGCTGGTCACCTGGAAGACGACGGCCATTGCTGTCGTATCTATTGTTGCACTGTACATACTGCTGCGGCTGGCCTCGTGGTTGGGCGACACTGTATTGTCGGGTGTACCCGACTGGGCATGGCTGACTTTGCAGATTGTTCTGGCTGTACTGCTGCTGGTGCGCTTTGCGGCGTATATTCCGGTAGCGCTTTCCTTTTTGGCGCAGGTCTATATATTGGTGATACGCGGCACGCCCATCGTGGTGCAGGTCATGTTCATCTACTTTGCCTTGCCGCTCATATTCGGCTGGCGTATCGATGCGGTGCTGGCCGCCATCTTCACCCTGGTCATCAACTCGGGGGCCTATATCTCGGAAATCGTGCGCGGCGCCTTGCTATCGGTGCCCAAGGGGCTCAAAGAGGCGGGCCAGGCCATGGGCTTGCCTTTTTACAAGATTCTTGCGTACATCATTGGTCCCGTTGCCTTGCGCCGCATGATTCCCGCCATGGGCAATCAGTGCATCATCAGCTTAAAGGATTCTTCGCTGTTCATCGTGATTGGCGTGGCTGAGCTGACACGCCAGGGGCAGGAAATTATTGCCAGCAACTTCCGCTCGGTGGAGATATGGGGGGCTGTTGCCGTCTTGTACCTGATTCTTACCGGCTTTATTGCGCTGACGCTCAAATTCATTGAACACAGGACGCAAATCGTATGAGCATTGTTGAATTCAAGAACGTCGTCAAGCGCTTTGGAACAAGCACAGTCCTTGATGGCATAGACCTCACCATAGAGCAGGGCGAGGTTGTGGTGATTGTCGGGCCTTCGGGGTCTGGCAAATCCACTTTTCTGCGTTGCATCAACGTGCTGGAAACCATTGAAGGCGGCGATATTGTCGTGAACGGCCTGAGCGTACGTGGTAGCGGCCCCGAGGTGCGTGAACTACGCCGCGAGGCCGGCATGGTGTTTCAGCAGTTCAATCTGTTCCCTCAACTGACTGCACTCGAAAATGTCATGTTTGGTCCCGTACATACGCGCGGGGCGAATCGGGCGCAAGCCCGTGACGAGGCCAAGGCCTTGCTCGACAAAGTAGGCTTGGGCGAAAAAGTAAATAATTATCCGGGCCAGCTTTCAGGCGGACAGCAGCAGCGTGTGGCGATTGCCCGGGCACTGGCCATTCGGCCCAAACTCATGCTGTTCGACGAACCGACTTCCGCACTCGATCCCGAGCTGCGACATGAGGTCTTGAAAGTCATGCAGGATGTGGCCGAAGGGGGCATGACCATGGTGGTGGTTACCCACGAAATGGAATTCGCCCGCAAGGTGGGCACCCGCCTGATCTTTATCGACCAGGGCAAGATATCAGAAGATGGGCCTCCGGCCGAGCTGCTGAGCAATCCGCCCAGCCAACGTCTGAAGGACTTCCTGCAGCACGTGGCCTGATCCAGGAGGGTAGTGTGGGGCTACCCATCCTGGCGCACAGGCCGGAATGCAAGGCCCTAACCGACGACGCGTATGGTTCGAGTTCCGACGACTTTCTCGGAGCCTTCACGCATGATCTTGATGGTGACTTGTCGTGGCGTGAACCCGGCTGGCAGCGGAAATGTGCCGTCTACATGGGTATAGCGCTCGAGCTCCAGGTCGAATGCCGGAATATCGATATGCCCTGACTTTCCGTTGCTGTAGCGGCCAGCCATGGTCAGTTCTACTTGACCCTTGAACCTGGCTGTTTTCCCTTCGTCTTGCATGACCAGGAATTGATAGGCCAGCTGTTCTTTATTGCTGGTAAACGATGCGGCGCGTATGCCAGGGGATGTACCGCGCGGGTCGGGGGGCATGGCCTGGGCAAACATCCGGACATCTTTCCGAGCCTGTTCAAGCTGCTTCCGGGTGTTTTCAAGCTCTGTAGTCTGCGACTGTAGTTGTGCGCGTACCTCGGCTAGCGTGCGGGTTTCGCGGCTAAGGTCGGTTTGCAGCCGCTGCTTGTCCATATTGGCGCTATTCAGGTCGTAGTGCAGCTGTTCCGATTGTTGAACGGTCAGGCGTGTGGGGCCATAGCTTTTTTGCAGGAATAACAGGCCACCCGCGCCCAATACTACGCCTGTAAGCATCAAGACCAGCCATCGGGGGATGCGGCGTGGGCGACGGCTTGTGCCGTACGCCGTGGGCTTGAACGTGTGGCGTTTAGAAGAACCGAACATGGGTAATTATTTCCTGTATTGCATGGTGGCCGGCACGGTTGAGCCCAGCCGATGAAAAACGTTAAAGGATAGACTGTATGAACAGGATTCGACAATGCCTGGGGTTTTTGGTTTCGCTTCGAATATTTTTGTAATGATAGCGCGCAGGCATGCAAGACAAAAGCCTGGCATGTCTGCACCTTGCTTATGGCACTAACAAGCCCGTGATGTCAAGAGCTTGCGATCAAGCTTCGCCAGACGCTCAGGCGTGCCGACGTCAACCCAGGATCCCTGATGGTGGCTGCCGAAAACTTGCTGCCGGCTTATTGCCTGGTGCAGCAGTGGGGCTAAAGGTTCCGCCTGGCCTGATGGCAAGTTCTTGAATAGTACAGGCTGGTAAATGCCAATACCGGCAAAGGTAAGCGGGGCGCCGTTGCCTTCTTGGTCTTTAACAAACACCAAACCGTTTGCTGCATTGAGCTGAAAGTCGCCATCGGGGTGATGCGGCGGGTTGTCGACCAAAAGCAGCCATGCTGTTTTCGATTGCTCAGTCAGGTTGACTGCAATGGTCTGGGCCTGCCCAGGATTCCAGTCGCACCAGATATCACCGTTGATGACCAGGAAGGGTTCGTCATTGAAAAAGGGCAGGGCCTGGGCGATGCCTCCAGCCGTTTCCAGGGGAAGCGGCTCAGGTGAATACACAATGCTTGCGCCAAACTGACTGCCGTCACTCAGTGCCTGTTCTATTTGCTTGCCCAGCCAGGCATGATTAATGATCAGGTCGGTAATGCCTGCGGCAACCAAGCGCTCGATATGCCAGACAATGAGTGGCTTGCCATTTACTTGCAACAAGGGTTTGGGCGTATGGTCGGTCAGGGGGCGCATGCGCTCGCCCCGGCCGGCGGCAAGAATCATGGCTCGCATCAGAACGTATACCCGACGCTGGTCTGGCGGTTTTCGAGCTTGTCGAGCAGGCGCAGCAATGGGCGGAAGGCGTTGTAGCGGCCCGCCACCTGCCGGACATAGGCGTTGACGCGTGGGATGTGGTCCAGATAGTGATGTTTACCGTCGCGGTGCGAGAGCCGGGCAAAGACCCCCAGTATGCGCAGGTTGCGTTGCAGGCTCATCCATTCGTAGGCGCGATGAAAATCGGCAAAGTCGGCCGACACGGGCAGCCCGGTAGCCTTGGCCGCTTCCCAATAGCGTATGGCCCAGTCAAGCTGCTGTGGTTCTTCCCAAGTGGTGCGTGCATCCATGACCAACGACGCTATATCGTAGGTAATGGGGCCGATCAGGGCGTCCTGGTAATCGATAATGCCCGGGTCATCGGCATTGACCATGATGTTGGGCGAGTGGAAATCACGGTGCACCAGTACGGTGGGCTGCAGGACGTTGTCTTGCAGCAGGGTGGAAAAGATGCTGTGCAGCGTTTGCAGCTCTGTGTCGTTCAGTTCGATCTGGCAATGCCGCCGGGCATACCATTCGGGAAAGACGGTGAGCTCTTGCGCCAGGCGTTCGGAGTCGTAAGCGGGCAGGGCTGTGGTGGCAGCGTGTTGCATGCGTACCAGCGCCTTGATCGCGCTACGATACAGTGTTTGCAGCTGTGTATCGTTCAGTCCGGCCTGTATGGCCTGATAATAGGTCTGCTCACCCAGGTCGGACAGCAGCAGAAAGCCATCGGCCAGATTTTGAGCCAGGATGGCAGGTACGTTTATACCCGCATGCTCAAGCAGTCCTGTTACATGTAAAAATGGGCGACAATCTTCCTGCTCTGGTGGAGCATCCATGACAATGGCCGTGCCCGCGTCTGTTTGAAGGCGATAATAGCGGCGAAAGCTGGCGTCGCTGGATGCGGGCTGCAGCGACGAGATGTTCAAGCCATGCGCGCCGGCAATACTCTGCAGCCAGTTTTTCAGAATTGCAAGGCGTTGCTCGCTGCGAGGGTTCAAGATTGGTTCCATGGTTTGCGGTTGCTTTAGGTAAGTCTGGTTGGGCGCGCGTGCTCCATGCATGCGCTGGCTTCTCTATAATACCGGCTCGCCAATCGTTGCGGTTTGGCAGCTGTGCCAAAATATAGTCTGTTTTCAGGAGTCACTACCCTCGTGCGTTTGGTCTGGTGGGCATTTATTATCGCTTTCAGTAGCGTCTCGGCGACGCAGGCTCAGACGTCTGTGCCGGAAGCGGGCGCTCGCGTTGAGGTGGGCCAACTGAAGGTCGCGCCAAACCTGCGCATGCATCGCAATGTCACCGACAACGATATCTCGTCGTTTCTGATTGCCGATAAAATGGAAACCGACGAGAACGGCAAGATCATTCTTACCGGTTCGGCCGAGGTCCGGCGCATTGATTCGGTCGTCAAGGGCGACTACATCGACTACCAACGTGAAACCGGGCAAGTTCAGGTGCGTGGCAATGGCCTGATCATGCGTGATGCCAGTATCGTTACCGGCCCTGAACTCAATTACAACATCAACGAAGAAACCGGCGAAGTCAACGATCCCAACTTCTGGCTGGGCGCTTCCGGCGGGGCGGGCACGGCCAGCAGGGCACAGATATTCAGCAAAAGCACCATGCGGCTATCCGATGTGAACTATTCGGGTTGCCCCTGCCCGGATCCATCCTGGTATATCAAATCGCCTCGCGTCGATATGGATTTCGACGAGAATGAAGGTATTGCGCGCCATGGCGTGCTGTACTTCAAGGATGTTCCCATCCTGTATTCGCCCTGGCTGAGCTTTCCCCTGAAAAAAGAGCGGAAGTCCGGTTTTTTGATACCGACTTACGGCATGTCGAGCAATAGCGGCATCGAAATTGCAGCGCCGTATTACTTCAATATCGCACCCAACTACGATGCCACCCTGACGCCGCGCTATTTAAGCAAGCGCGGCCTGCAGCTGGGGGGGGAATTCCGCTATCTGGGCAACCGCTACAGCGGGATAGTAGAGGGCACTTATCTGCACAACGATAAAGACACCGATGAAAAGCGCTGGCTGTTCATGGCGCGGCATATGCATAATCTGGGCGGCGGGTTCAATGCGTCGTACGATATCCGCCGGGTTTCCGACGATGATTATTTTCGCGATTTTTCCACCTTTGGCCTGAATGAATCAACCAATAACTTTCTGGCCAGCAACGCAGGGGTAGATTGGTCTGGATACAAATATTTCAGGTCTTCGCTCAGGGCGTACAAGTATCAGACATTGCAGGACGCCTCTACTGGCTATGTAGCGCCTCAATACGACAAACTGCCCGAATTGTATGTGGGGGCCGCCAGATACAACTGGGGCGGCTTCGATGTCAAGTCCGACAACTACGCCACCCGCTTCCGCATGCCTTTCTATTCAGGCTCGCTAGAAAAATTCGACTATTTCCGCGATAACCGGATTGCTCCGGACGGTACGCGTTTTTCTTCGTATTCGACGATATCGTTTCCCATCGTGCGTGCAGGCTGGTATGTAACTCCCAAGGCGGGCGTGCACATGAGCCAGTACAACACCGATTGGTATGCAGACGAAATGCCCCGGTATGCAGGGTTTCCCAAAACACAATCGCGCACCTTGCCTGTGTTGTCGCTCGATTCAGGCATGACCTTTGAGCGCAGCACCACATTGTTCGGCAATGATTCCATCCAGACGCTGGAGCCGCGCGTGTACTATCTGTATGTGCCTTATCGCGATCAATCTGAACTTCCGGTCTTCGATACGGATATCGCCACCTTCAACTTTTCTCAGGCCTTCAACGAAAATCTGTTTACCGGCGGATGGGACCGTATTGCCAATGCCAACCAGGT includes:
- a CDS encoding LPS-assembly protein LptD; amino-acid sequence: MRLVWWAFIIAFSSVSATQAQTSVPEAGARVEVGQLKVAPNLRMHRNVTDNDISSFLIADKMETDENGKIILTGSAEVRRIDSVVKGDYIDYQRETGQVQVRGNGLIMRDASIVTGPELNYNINEETGEVNDPNFWLGASGGAGTASRAQIFSKSTMRLSDVNYSGCPCPDPSWYIKSPRVDMDFDENEGIARHGVLYFKDVPILYSPWLSFPLKKERKSGFLIPTYGMSSNSGIEIAAPYYFNIAPNYDATLTPRYLSKRGLQLGGEFRYLGNRYSGIVEGTYLHNDKDTDEKRWLFMARHMHNLGGGFNASYDIRRVSDDDYFRDFSTFGLNESTNNFLASNAGVDWSGYKYFRSSLRAYKYQTLQDASTGYVAPQYDKLPELYVGAARYNWGGFDVKSDNYATRFRMPFYSGSLEKFDYFRDNRIAPDGTRFSSYSTISFPIVRAGWYVTPKAGVHMSQYNTDWYADEMPRYAGFPKTQSRTLPVLSLDSGMTFERSTTLFGNDSIQTLEPRVYYLYVPYRDQSELPVFDTDIATFNFSQAFNENLFTGGWDRIANANQVTLGLTTRWLDEDTGFERLSLAAAQRLYFDDQKVALPGGRGLRTDTKSDYLVGVNAALTDTLNVRFDAQFNPESKDRNRMSAGFRWTPKRLTTLSASYRYERDKNMLLPDYSSDPNYEDRTREQVSVSGQWPLTNKLYAMGRYDYSLQEKRGTQSILGLEYKGDCCWTARVVLQRYAVSKEDANTAVFFQLELSGLGSLGTDPMNLLRERIIGYESVAPSIPETTTFERYE
- a CDS encoding DUF6776 family protein; the protein is MFGSSKRHTFKPTAYGTSRRPRRIPRWLVLMLTGVVLGAGGLLFLQKSYGPTRLTVQQSEQLHYDLNSANMDKQRLQTDLSRETRTLAEVRAQLQSQTTELENTRKQLEQARKDVRMFAQAMPPDPRGTSPGIRAASFTSNKEQLAYQFLVMQDEGKTARFKGQVELTMAGRYSNGKSGHIDIPAFDLELERYTHVDGTFPLPAGFTPRQVTIKIMREGSEKVVGTRTIRVVG
- a CDS encoding MetQ/NlpA family ABC transporter substrate-binding protein; its protein translation is MFLKKIVSAAAVFALLGSAAVHAEKLSVAATPVPHAELLELVKPVLAKEGVELDIKVFTDYVQPNQQVADGNIDVNFFQHQPYLDSFNKEHETKLVTVGLVHVEPFGAYSDKIKDIKDLKEGAQVALPNDPSNGARALLLLQKQGLIKLEDPSNILATSRDIVENPKKLKFRELEAATLPRVLPDVDLALINTNYALEAGLNPVKDALFIEGADSPYANIVVTTEAKKEDPAVKKLVQALNSDETRKFIEEKYKGAIVPAF
- a CDS encoding aminoglycoside phosphotransferase family protein translates to MEPILNPRSEQRLAILKNWLQSIAGAHGLNISSLQPASSDASFRRYYRLQTDAGTAIVMDAPPEQEDCRPFLHVTGLLEHAGINVPAILAQNLADGFLLLSDLGEQTYYQAIQAGLNDTQLQTLYRSAIKALVRMQHAATTALPAYDSERLAQELTVFPEWYARRHCQIELNDTELQTLHSIFSTLLQDNVLQPTVLVHRDFHSPNIMVNADDPGIIDYQDALIGPITYDIASLVMDARTTWEEPQQLDWAIRYWEAAKATGLPVSADFADFHRAYEWMSLQRNLRILGVFARLSHRDGKHHYLDHIPRVNAYVRQVAGRYNAFRPLLRLLDKLENRQTSVGYTF
- the glnH gene encoding glutamine ABC transporter substrate-binding protein GlnH, coding for MIKNKITAALAGLAIALALPVGNAVAQDKELLVATDTAFVPFEFKQDGKYTGFDIELWDAIAKEAGFKYSLRPMDFNGIIPGLQTRNIDVALAGITIRDDRKKVIDFSDPYYESGLAILVNNDNNNITTAKDLDGKMVAVKIGTATVDYLKENVPGAKLKLFPNIDNAFLELATGRVDAVVHDTPNLQYFAKTGGKDRVKVVGSLKSGDYYGIAFPKGSELVPAVNKALKTLQDNGQYDAIYEKWFGQKVQ
- the glnQ gene encoding glutamine ABC transporter ATP-binding protein GlnQ, producing MSIVEFKNVVKRFGTSTVLDGIDLTIEQGEVVVIVGPSGSGKSTFLRCINVLETIEGGDIVVNGLSVRGSGPEVRELRREAGMVFQQFNLFPQLTALENVMFGPVHTRGANRAQARDEAKALLDKVGLGEKVNNYPGQLSGGQQQRVAIARALAIRPKLMLFDEPTSALDPELRHEVLKVMQDVAEGGMTMVVVTHEMEFARKVGTRLIFIDQGKISEDGPPAELLSNPPSQRLKDFLQHVA
- the murU gene encoding N-acetylmuramate alpha-1-phosphate uridylyltransferase MurU, producing the protein MRAMILAAGRGERMRPLTDHTPKPLLQVNGKPLIVWHIERLVAAGITDLIINHAWLGKQIEQALSDGSQFGASIVYSPEPLPLETAGGIAQALPFFNDEPFLVINGDIWCDWNPGQAQTIAVNLTEQSKTAWLLLVDNPPHHPDGDFQLNAANGLVFVKDQEGNGAPLTFAGIGIYQPVLFKNLPSGQAEPLAPLLHQAISRQQVFGSHHQGSWVDVGTPERLAKLDRKLLTSRAC
- a CDS encoding ABC transporter permease subunit (The N-terminal region of this protein, as described by TIGR01726, is a three transmembrane segment that identifies a subfamily of ABC transporter permease subunits, which specificities that include histidine, arginine, glutamine, glutamate, L-cystine (sic), the opines (in Agrobacterium) octopine and nopaline, etc.), producing MTFEWSVIWDAMPSLLEGTKMTVKITLLGLIGGTILGFLAGVITTYVKVLVTWKTTAIAVVSIVALYILLRLASWLGDTVLSGVPDWAWLTLQIVLAVLLLVRFAAYIPVALSFLAQVYILVIRGTPIVVQVMFIYFALPLIFGWRIDAVLAAIFTLVINSGAYISEIVRGALLSVPKGLKEAGQAMGLPFYKILAYIIGPVALRRMIPAMGNQCIISLKDSSLFIVIGVAELTRQGQEIIASNFRSVEIWGAVAVLYLILTGFIALTLKFIEHRTQIV